In Numenius arquata chromosome 1, bNumArq3.hap1.1, whole genome shotgun sequence, the DNA window GCGCACAGTAACACCCACTATTATAGTGGCCCAAATTTAATGCTGAGATGGTCTATCTCATCTGCTAATAAACACATCAAAAGGAATGGTAAGACCAGAGGTTTATGCTTGAAAAGACTCTAACTAACCAAAGCCACCTCAGGCAGTAGTTTTCATCTCCCGCCTCTCCTGCCAGTGATCATTTTATATGTGGCATCTTTAAAATTTACAGTGGTAAAACACAGCCATCCAAGAGGGCAAAAGACAGGGAGTGTTTCAAATGGATTTACCAGTAACTTTGACAAGCCTTTCTAAATCTTGTCTTTAAAACCTCTGGTCAGGTCTTTGTCAATCAGTTTCAAAAAACCGTGTTTCTTGCAGGCTTCAAAGCAATCACATGTTTCCTGGAGAATtacaagttaaaaattaatttttattatctcAATAGTGTGCACCTCATcggtgtggaggaatggctgagtgaaaaagggcatgacttgattacaatgagcaacccagtctttgatagggatgaaagcctggaggaggctgtgaactctccttgagaaacagaagtatgaagaagtagctacatgataagtaagtgataagcggtactgcctccgggagatagagaaacatctgctgcgcgtggacaagaggtctgcactaattgtgtgagcgctctaggcgcgtgaacagagactgtaagccaatcgtataactgttgctagcgcgtgctctgcttgtctgtctttatatactctgtgtgaacttgaataaagtgagaacgaccatactcatattgagactcatcgttactccgggtccgtctcccactccgacacatCGGTTGGCCCTCATCTGAATTCCTTCTAATGTGTTTTATGTGCTTTTGGCATGAATGGTGCTTATTAAATGTTTTGTGGTAACTGGGAAATACTCAGCATGATACTGCTCTACTATTATGATACTTCCATGAATTCATTGAAAACCATCATACTTATTTACTGACCTCCGCATTTACTCCAAGAATCTTAGATgaagcagctccagctccaacaATGAAAGCTCCAGGTAGCTCTATGTCTTTTGCAACTGTATTTAGATcataaacctgaaaaaaagaaaaaatcctttgATTTTGGTGTGGTGCTCTGATTTGGAATTGTAATTCTGTTCACTGTAACCTCTGGATGCATTTAATTCACAATGCCCTCATTAGTATTTTGGATAATTAGGTTGGTTTCTGAACACCACAACATTTGGTAGTAACAAATTGGGTACGCGTCCATCTGTTTTATGAAAGGTACAGTCTGCCTGTGTGTTCCCCTGCCATTTTAcccaaaatgaaattattgttctcatgaaaattatatttgtgtaaaataaaaaattgaaggaaCTATCATATGGAGACAGATGGGGTGAGGTGTCAGAAAGGAGGCATGATATTCTTGGAAAAGGACAGTAATGTGAATCCAGCATTGGCctgaaaatacaaatacagcCAGTTGTCACAAAGAAGCATAGCTGTGACTTGAAATCAGAGGCGTGCAGCAAGCCatatacaaacacacagacaAGCCCCTTGTTTAGCAGTTCCTTCCATGGCTCCTGTCACAGACGGTTTGTCTCCAAAACCATCCTGTATCTGAGGGCAGGAGAAGATGAACCATCAACCACGATATGCTATTTTTGCTACGATGTGTAAGATTACTTGACGTAGTCTATGTTCAACACACGTCAGAATCAATCTCATAAACCACTGAAAAGTAAGTCTTTTTTACCAGTGGAATCTTACGGTATCCATTAGTCTTTAGTTTTGTGTATATTTCAACAAGATATTGCTTTTCCTTAGACAAATGTATTAAACCTCACAGCTATAGGGAAAGctcaccttttctttctgtacaACGGGTATGAGGTAAGGAACACCTCCCACATCTGCTATTCTAGGCTTTCCGCAGATTCCTGGAAGAATACAGCCAATTAGATTAGTAAAATGTTTTCCTCCTAAAAATCTTAAATGAGCATGCAGTCTAACCCACCACAGAACTGTTTCTTCAAACTTCTAAAACCCTTTGAGAACCCTATTTCCCTAGCATACTTGGATAAAGTGCTGCTCTATTAAGAAGTCCAAGGACAGTAAGCCCTGAAATGATTCACAGTAGGATTTAATGTTGGGCAATCTGTGAAAAATCAATTTTCTCTAAGCACACAAAAATATTACAGTGGGCAACAACTGCCATTTGCCAGTTCCCCAGTAAGATGCCCTCACTACACAGTGGATATCTCCACTGCGACTCCACTTGCAAAATTTCAGCAAAGCTGGATGCCCAAGTCTGAGGACAATTCATCCCACTTATTTGGACATGTATTTTAAGAAGGGATGAATCACCTTCTGGAGGTGATTCTTTCACTACATAGATGACAAAGGGAACTCAGATGAATAGCACAGATTATATGTCTGTCTTCCAGACAGATGATGTCAAAGAAGATGAATCCCACTCAGAATAAGACAAGTTTCACTTCACAAATGGcaggaatttaaaaatgaatggaaGCACAACTCCTTAGGTTCAGAGAGTGATTGGCATGGATCTAAAAAATTTCTCCATCTGGAAGACAACAATTTCATTTCAAAACCTTTTCATTACACTAAATAAAGCTGATGAAATACGTGAGTGCTGCAATCATaggttaagaaagaaaaatatgacaagTACTTGGTAATGACTTGTCCTCGTTCATACAGCAACTAGGAAGCAAATCCAGAAATAAAATGTAGCTTTCCTCTCATGCATATTCTTTACCTGAAAAACAATTTAAGCTCTCCCAACATCTTTAGAAGGTCAAAACCAAGCAGGATCAGGTAGAAAGAACCGGACCATTCTTAGTAGAAGACAGGAATGCTAGGTTACCTTTGGCAGGAAAGTTGAAGGGTTCCTGAGTGAGATCAGGACAGTCTACAACAGAGACTTCAGCATCAGCAAAGTTTTCTTTAAGCCCTTTCTGCAAAACTATGAAAAAGAATAATGGCGAAGTTACTGACAATTAAAAAATTACCAAGAGTTTGACAAGTTACTAACAACAATAGATGTATCTGTTTAGGCTTTATTTCAGCAAGATACATTAAAATCCTTGTGCTAAATAACCTAAATAACCCCATTGATTTAAATACTACTGTCTGTAGGCACTTGTTTCCTGAGTCAGAGCTTCAGGGAAGAGCAAAAGCTAGTTCAGATAATTGTTAGCTACCACATTAAttcattttaagaattttaaaaaccttttaactGAAATACAATAACTGACTGCTCCTGGTAGCACTAGGAGCAGCCCAACGTGAAGTAATACGGGTAAATTTAAGCCACATTCAGCGGTGGTTTCACTTCCCAAGAGCAGGTGATTGTGATCATGGTCAATATCATACAAgggcaaaggaggaagaaagtttTAGCTGAAGTGACAATCAGTTCTTTAAATATATTAACTATATATCTCAAActgtctctgctttctggaaACTTCTGCcgtcacaggatcacagaatcacagaatcttcttggttggaagggacctttgagatcatcgagtccaaccacaaaaaccaaaaaccaacaaaaaacaacaacaacaacaaaaaccataaaaaaaaaccccaaaaaaacaaaacaaaaaaaccccacaacaccaaacaccaaaaccaaaccaaaacaaacgcccacaaccacaccccacacccacccacaaccagacacaaaccaacaatctcgggcactagagcatgccctgaagtgccatgtctacacgtttcttaaatacctccagggatggcgactccaccacctccctgggcaggctgttccagtgcctgaccactctctcagtaaagtcattcttcctaatacctaatctaatcctcccctgccacaacttcagaccatttcctctggtcctgtcattattcccttgggagaagaggccaacacccacctccctacaacctcctttcaggtagttgtagagggcaatgaggtcccccctcagcctcctcttctccaaactaaacatgcccagttccctcagcctctcctcatatgacttgttctctagacccctcaccaacttggtggctctcctctggacacgctccagcagttCAATGtgcttcctgtagtgaggggcccagaactgaacacagcactcgaggtgaggcctcaccagggccgagtacagaggcaccatcacttccctactcctgctggccacactattcttgatacaggccaggatgccattggccttcttggccacctgggcacactgctggctcatgttaagccggctgtccaccaatacccccaggtccttttctgctgggcagctttccagccactcttccccaaacctgtagcgttgcctggggttgttgtgaccgaaatgcaggacccggcacttggccttattaaacctcatcctattggccttggcccattgatccaacctgtccagatccctctgtagagcctgacgaccctcaagcagatcaacactcccacctagcttggtgtcatctgcaaacttactgagggtgcactcaatccccttatctagatcatcaataaagatattaaacaagactggccccaagactgagccctgagggacaccactggtgaccggccgccgccaactggatttcaccccattaattacaactctctgggcacggccatccagccagttttttacccagtgaagagtacacttgtctatgccatgattcgccagcttctccaggagaacactgtgggggacggtgtcaaaggccttaccaaagtccaggtagacaacgtccacagccttccctgcattgagaaggagggtcacatggtcatagaaagagatcaagttggttaaacaAGGATATTGTCTGTTATGCTTACGTTCATGTGGAGATTTTCTGGCAAGTGCCACTGTCAGTACAGGCCAGATAACGAATGATGCTGATGATAATGAACAGCCCCAAATCtaagcttttggttttgcttcatatCAATGCTTTTAGGCTCAGAACCTGCAACAGCACTCAAACAACAGGGAGGATTCTGACTTAGACAAATGCACTGTTTGGAAACAACTTCCAAACCTTAATTGAGCATGGGATTGCCTTCACATCCACTGCTTCAAATACCATGATAAAAGGTCTGAGTTCTTTCATGCCTGGGGGTCTGATTTAACAGATGTCTCAAACTAAGGAACAGAAAATCCAGCCTGTGATCTCAAATCAGGCAGTTCCTTATTTACTCAGAAGACTTCCCTGTTCCTTTGTTTCCTCCAATCAGGATTTCAGCTGTACCTTACTTCCTGGGAGCAGTTACCACGCTGTTGACTACCAGAGTCAGTAGAAGGTACTTGGCGGATTTCTAAATACATCTCAGTACCTTTTGGTAAGTGGAAAAGGACAGTAAAAGGGCACTTCTGAAATTAGACTCAAGAgctgaaaagcaacaaaattcacagcttactgaatttcactgaattttttttagagttggaagtgaccacatagatcatctagtccaactcccctgctgaagcaggattgcttagagaatgctactcaggactgcatccagacgggtcttgaaaatctccaaagaaggggactccacaacctccctgggcagcctgttccagggctctgtcaccctcaccgtgaagaaattcttcctcatatttgagtggaacctcctatgttccaacttgtgcctgttgccccttgtcctgtcactgggaaccactgaaaagagtctggctccctcctccttcaacccacccttgagatacttataggcgttaataaggtctcccctcagccttctcttctccagactaaagagtcccagctctcttagcctctcctcataagggagatgctccaatcccttaatcatctttgttgcccttcactggactctttccagtagttccctaaaGAAGTTCCCAGAAGTTCCCAGAAGGTCCTCAGGAtggggccgggaggggagggggcggaaattctgcttcacaatCCATCTTTTTTGCTACTGTTTTAAGCTGTTCTGCTGCAAGTACATGCTGTTCTCTGCTGAGCCCATAGGTCTATGGCAGCCCTGGCCTGTTGCCCCAGCCTGACGGCTACTGAGCGAGAAAAGCACTGAGAACCACATGAGGTGCTGCTGGGACCACACTTCTGAAAGCATGGAAACGTCAAACTGACACGGATTTGGGAGGGTGGCAGACTGAACTTGAAGaccactctgaaaaaaaaaaaaaccctttagtaCCTCTGCTGTAGGAGACAGACTGCCGGAAGGAATAATGCCTTTCTACGAGGGCAAGGAAAGAAGCTcatgagcaggggggttggagcagatcacctccagaggtccattccagcctcaaccattctgttACTCCCAGCACATTTTGTgggagctttggaaaaaaaaagtaaataaaatgtttcctgCAGCCTGGTTCTAAGGCAATCACCAAAGAAGGAGCTAACTAAGCTCAAGCTGCCGTTCTACACTGCATCTTATCAGCTGTGGTTTTAGTaatcttgaaaaagaaagaaatattggagGGTAGAGGAGGACAGATGATCCCATATGTGTAAATAAGTTTGGTCTATCATTGTCAAAATTTCACAATCCCTGCACAAATCTACAAATGCAGCAGGCAGTTTTAACAGATTTGAGAGCCTGTTTGTGTGCTTAAATATCACTCGAGGTTTGGGAGAGGAGTCATTGTTTGttctaaaaaaataatagcatatAGAAAAATAGTGCTTTTCTTTACACCTCCATGTGCTAAGAGCAGAAACATTCTGCATGTACTAGCTGTAGAAAGGTTTTGATAAGAGATTtaagagaagtttaaaaagtACATTATCAGTTTGCAGAAAGTTACACGCTGCATGACTTACCCCCAGCAAGCTCCTCCAGACTTGGGACATGAAAAGCAAACTTTTCGACTTTGGCCATTTCCTAACTGGTGCTGATTTCTTCAGGTAAGAAACTACAATACACCGCGCTGTAGGGGAGACTGATCTGTCAACAAGGATAACAGTTTAACcattaaaacaggtttttttcaataTGTTACTTATTTTTCAATTTCACTCAGGAATACATAGACAACAGTAGAACTGTAGTTCCGCCATCAGAGGAAAGACTAACAGCTTTGATATTAATTTTCTTATGCACTTTGGAAGGACATGTGTCTGTCAGCTCCACAGCTGGCTCAGAGCATTACATATTGATGGTCCTCAAGCTTAAAACTGGCTGTAGGCAAAACACATCCCATGCTGAATCCAGTTCAAGGGACAGGTCAGGAGATTTATCTCTCCTTTGTAATCCTGGAGTCACAACTTATTTTCGAAAGAAAACTGGACTTTTCTGAGCACGTGAGCTGCCTCCTCAGGTCTTCCCTACCTTAATGTTTACTTTTCCAGCATTGGCTACGGTGGACTTTCAACTTCAGCAGCGACATGGTCTCTCAATTGATTCTGGGCATGTGTTTCCCCTCCCGGAGGGGAACAGTCTAGAAGCAAAATAGCAAACAACAACAGCGAGTCCTGCAGTATCAGGCTCTGTACAGGTACAGAACCCGCAACAAAAAGTTTTGTTTGAACATCAGTTTAAGAACACCTTTGCAAATGAACTATATTACAGTCAGCCTTGCAACAGCAAAGTCAGCTACTAGGGCAAACCACTAGCTCAGGGCAGAAACAGCTGATTATACACGACCTGTAAATCAGCCACAGCAATCATTAACTCCTTAGGCACATGCCTACtgcacacagcagaaaaagaaaatggggcCCAATTATCCAAATCTCAGGCCTTGGAGGAAGCCAAAAACCTAATTACATTCCCAGACCTGACAGAGCTTTTGTTAGGAAGGACTATGATATGAGTTAGCTGTTTAGATATActtttaacttctattttaaaaataccctAGCTTTTAAGATTGTTGAAAATCATAACTGTCCTTATACTACAGACCTCTCAAGTCTgcgtaaagggaaaaaaaaagccagtggaaaaaaagaaataaaaagagttgGGCGATCGTAGCAGTCACCTAACCGAAGTCTTTGAGCTCAAAGTTCAGCCACCCCAAATTACTGCTGTAGTTTCTTTCTCAACTGCAgttgagaaagggagaaagacagCTACCTGTGTACAGTAATTCTTAACGTAGCTGGTCTTACCCAACTCCACAGGTGACTCCCTCCCCCCTCTGGctgtggaagagaaaataacaggCTGGATTTGGTGCCTCTAGCAGAAAGCTGCTGTCAGATGGAAAGAATCAGGCTCCAAGACTGTAAGTGTGCACCAAACACAAAAAGGGAGCAATTCagtcagagaaaaaaagtgagaagatGGCTTTGGCAGCATTGTTTTAGATATTTAGGTACTCATCCCCGCAAGAACCCTTTGCCATGTCCAGAAGGAAGCTGTACCAGCAACTCAAGACACCATTTGAAAACAGACTTGAGAAGCCAGGCTAGGACTCCTGTTgagcaaaaggcagcagcaagagACTTGGACACAGTTCAAGTAAGTAGGCTCAGATACAGCACCTAGACCATTGCTTGCTGTTTAAACAGCAATAGTCAGCTCCCCACAATCAAGATAGGAAAAGACTAGGAAAAGCTAGATGTACCATAATAAACCTGGTTGCTAAACAGTAGCACTTACCGGGAAGGACACAGAAGTAGATCCGTCAGTCACCACCGCAAGGAGAGCATTCACAGGGGAGTTTGTCTGGTGTGGGAGAGCCTGAAAGGAGACAACAACACACAATTAGGATCCATCGTGGTGGGGTGGAGTGACATTGAATTACTAACAGAAGACTTTCAAAGAAAGAACACAAGTTCTAAAAGAACAATAAGATTATTAGATCTGGGATGGCGCAACAAGAGTGGAGATAACAAGCATCTAGGAACACTTTAGAAGTCTATCGTTTTGAAGCAGGAAGCAAACATCAGAGACAGTAGTCAAGGGGCAGGAGAATGAAATTAAATGGGAACCACGATATTAATGGGGTGGGGAAAGTTGCCTAGTATCACAAATCTGAATCAAAACTAGTTTGGGGGGTAGAAGCCAGAAAGGAAAGGTTACAGGCAGGCGAGAGATGAgtcagggtgaggggggaaaaCAAATACATGGGAAAAATTGAAGATGCAGTCAGAGAGAGAAATTTAGCAATGAcaccaagaagaggaaaaaaacccacaacccagaTGCCTCCTCAGAGACCGTATTCCTCAGCCGGAGCCGTGCAAGGAGCTCCCGTACGCGGCAGAGGAAGGCAGCGGGACAGCAGGGGCGGCGGGGatctggggaagggggggatcgTGGCAGGGCAGGACCAAGGGGGCCAGCGGAGACTGGGATTCCCAGGGAGAGCACCCAGTCAGCCCAAGGCAGCTGAGCGCGGGAGAAAAGAAACACTAAAGCCGACACTGCGAGGGGAAAGAGGAGGTTATTCAGGCCGGAGCCGCAGCcagaggggaggagaggcaggacaGCAGCCGCGAGAGCCCGACGGGTCAAGGAGCAGCCCCTCACAGCGAGCGGGAACTGCGCCCTGAGGGGGAGCCGGGACCCCGCGGGCGAGACGGGGAGAGGCCGAAGGCGGGGGGGGACAGCCAGCAGCTGCCCCGCGCTGGCGGGCGAtccccggccccgcacccggtCGCCGTTAGCGCCTTGACCGCACATACCTACCGCACATACCTGCCCCACTCTCCAGGCTGCGCGGCaccgcccgctcccgccgccagccagccagccagccagccagccagccagccagccagccccgcGACCGCCCGCCCCGCCACCCCCAGCATggcggcgggaggaggccggccggcccttccctccctcccgtcAGCCCCCGCACCTCTCGCGATCGCCCGGCGCTATTTAAGCTCTCGGGCGGCCATTTCGCGCCCTTTGGGGCGGCGGTGCGTGAGGCGACGAGGAGGTGGGTGAGCTCGGTATCCGTTGCCATCCGCCGCGCTGGGGCGGCGGGAGCGAGGGAGCCGGGTGAGGGCGGCGGTATCGAGCTGTGCCCTCTCGCCCAGCGCCTCCACCGGGGAGCGCACCCGCGGGGAAGGGCCAGGGGCGAGCTGGAGGGGCGGCCTCGGTTCCCCCCGGGAGCGGGCGGTGCGGCGGCCGCCGGTGAGGCTGTTCTCGGGAGCAGTGCCGGTGGGTGCCCACGTACAAAATGTCCGCCGTGGTgccggctgggctggggggtgggggccAGCGAGCGGTGCGTCCCAGCGACTTTCGACCTGAGGTAAATGTTGGCGAATTAATCGATGGCTCCTTTTGGGAGGAGAGAAGATTGTGTGAAGTAATCAGCCGGTTACATGTTGGTTGTTTCTCTTCCTCAAGAGATGTGTCTGGTGTGCCAGCCGTTAGGAGTGGAGCCGCAAGAGAGGCGGTAAATGATGCTGAGCTGTCAACCGTGTAAGTACCAGCCACAGCTCCAGTAGTTAATAGTGCTGTTGTCGTGTGTGTTCGTGCTTTTATTTTAGGTTGTTCCGTTTCTGGGCGCTGTGTTTGTGAAGTCCTGAGTGGACTGACAATAGTGGTTCGTTTGTCCAGGGCACAACACTGCAGGTTTCTGTCAAAAATCACCTTTTCTCACAGCGAAGGGCAGATGTGGGCCCCTGCCCTGCTCTTTTAAGTGTGTTAGAATGAGTTTAAGGTCTAGTGTACATCTAAGCCTGCATTTAATGCAGGTTtggaatgaaatgttttaattcatttaaatgaaaaatgcagtagGGGAAGTTCTGCCTTGAGCAGTTAAGTGATGCAAAAGTCATCTAAATGTAAACTGCTTGAAATTCGGTCACTGGTCTATGGCTGCAGCAGATCTGTGATGTTATTATCTGCTTTGTTCTGAGAATAAGTTTGAGGTCGCTGTAGCTGTATGGGTTAGAATGGAAATGGAAGTTAATATTGTGAGCAGTCATGGTGGTTCGTGTTCTGTAGCCGTTTGTTCTGGCCTGCTGTTGTTATTCTTTACTGCCAGTCGATTTGTATCTACAGTGCTTTCAGACTTCTCAATTTGCTGGGCAGCCTGCTTCCTGAATCCGTGCAGTAATCTGTAAGCTGAAACATGGAACTGTTATCCAGACAACAGCAGGTTATCTGAGGACGGTATATGAATTTTGCTACAGTGTATTCAGGTGCCAAATTGTGTGTTTGAAATATTAATGGATATGACGTTATGAAGGGGTTATATGAGGTTataaagggttattaagcattggaatgggctgccaagggaagtggttgaggcaccatccctggaggtatttaaaagatgggttgacatagtgcttagtgacatggtttagtgatgggtttttttatcagagttaggttgatggttggactagatgatcatagaatcatctgggccggaagggaccttcaaaggtcatctagtgcaaccccccccgcagtcagtggggacacccccaactagaccaggttgcccagggcctcgtcgagccttaccttgaatgtctccagggaaggggcctcaaccacctcccttggcaacctattccagtgctccaccaccctcatggtaaagaacttattcctaatgtctaatctaaatctgcttttttccagtttaaagccattaccccttgttctgtcattactggcctttgtaaacagactgtctccagccttcttgTAGGTaccattcaggtactggaaggttgctattaggtcttcctggagcctcctcttctccaggctgaacaaccccagctccctcagcctgtcctcgtagcagaggtgctccaaccccctgatcattttcgtggccctcctctggaccctctctatcaggtccatgtccttcttatattgagggctccagacctgcacacagtactccaggtgaggtctcaccagagcagtgtaaagtggcagaatcacctctctggatctgctggcaacacttcttttgatgcagcccaggatgtgattggccttctgggctgcaagtgcacactgcctgctcatgtccagcaaTGATCTGGAcacttcatgatcttaaaggtcctttccaacctagacaattctatgattctatgatgatggGTTTGTGAAACTataaaaagcacagtaaaattaCAAAGGTGCATATCTACAGGGCTAGTAGATGACTAACACACAGGTAAAATAACTCGAGGCTGTCACATAGGAAGGGCAGGTTCCTCTGTGGTGTGTTTCAGTCCCTTTTGTATAGACTTGAGGAGCTGAAGGGGTGGATTGGGTTGTTTTGCAGATTCAactgaaaatgaacattttgatTGTGGGGCTAGTCTCCATGTGGATTGATAACCAGCAAACAAAGGGTTGATAGATTGTTAGAGCAGGAGGCTTTAGGTATCACTAGCCAGCAAAACAACAGAGGGAAGATGGCATTGCTTCTGATGATGGTGCTTAGATTAGTTTTAAAAAAGCTGTAAACCCCACAGTAAGTATTTGTGTATGACTTAAAACTACATTATCCTTACAAGTATAAGGCACTGTTGGCTACACGCATGTGTGCTTATATGAGGGAAAACTTATTCTTAGTAAGGAAGGTTAAAACCTTCAGAACTCATCTCTCCAAGTTTCTGATGCAACTCTGAAGTTAGCCTTGCTTTTAGCAGGAGTTGGACCAAAGGAGCTGTAAAAATCCCTTCTGACCTAAATTATGCTATGATTATCTTGAAATAAGTGGTTGCATCTTAACTGTTACTATGAAGGCATTTGCTCGTGGTTCATAGGGAAATCTTTGTTCGCTTGCATATTATTATTGTAAGTTCACCCTGTTAGGTGGAGTGGTGGAAGGCTTGTTACCTAATTAACAtagaattttctttaatttcttgtaTTCCCATTGATTTTTAGGGCAAACTGAAACATGACTGATACAGATGAGTCACAGCCTTCTGACTGTGATTACCCTGATGCCCAAGAGCTGATACGCAGTCGGCAGAAAGAACCATATAATAAGGTACATGCGTGTGAAACAAATACACGACTGGAGTGTTCACTTTCAAGGCAGAAGAATGGTGCTCCTGAGGAGTCTTCAGATGAGCTTAACAGTATATGTAGATCTTCAGATGAGATTTTACTGGACAGCAGTGATTCAGAAATGTGAGTTTTTGTCtctagttaatttttttcatgtgaagAACCTGTGTTGTTTATCATAAAACTATACATTCTtttgaaagtaattattttttcctccttcagtgaTGTCTCTGCTGCTAGTGGCAGTGAGTACCATCCTAGGTGCTCCATTGCACCTTCAAAGCAAAAAAGGAGATCTGAATCTGCAAAGAAACAAGCTGAATCTGTTGGAGTGCCTGACAACGAAAGCTCTTCAGGTTCTTCTCTGTCCCCTCCAAGTCCAGTGAAATCATCTGAAACTTCCACCAAGAAGTCAAAATTCAATTTGAAAGCCATTTTTGCCTATCACTTTAGAGGAAAGAAGTTTAAAGCTGCTGCACACCGAAAATATAAGTGTGGCTCAggcaagaagaagaagagaaagtatGTGAGCACACAGATGCCTACGGGGAGGCCACCACTGACAGCTTCACCTCAAGAGCAAAAGAGAAGGCTTCTACACAGAGGCTTTCAATTCCCGTTTGTTGAAAAACATTATGGGAAGA includes these proteins:
- the TAF1D gene encoding TATA box-binding protein-associated factor RNA polymerase I subunit D — protein: MTDTDESQPSDCDYPDAQELIRSRQKEPYNKVHACETNTRLECSLSRQKNGAPEESSDELNSICRSSDEILLDSSDSEIDVSAASGSEYHPRCSIAPSKQKRRSESAKKQAESVGVPDNESSSGSSLSPPSPVKSSETSTKKSKFNLKAIFAYHFRGKKFKAAAHRKYKCGSGKKKKRKYVSTQMPTGRPPLTASPQEQKRRLLHRGFQFPFVEKHYGKKHIPLKMVLGYEQAAAKGYFQYIEMLKYEEHLRKALKALQASEDLERECLAVRKHKYLDDEGPISPIQEMNDDDDSLNSDNPEDFDARVVENSSFIISSKIPSKKKSKPERKHAKSIEVIEIEEEDDSASENSVVLQSSPQ